From Clostridia bacterium, one genomic window encodes:
- a CDS encoding NAD(P)H-dependent oxidoreductase subunit E — MSTYLEELWGQFPEPGRQLINILNQIQEEQGFIPRSLLTELAARAGVPESQLHGLVSFFDSFRTKPSGKHRLSVCYGTACYARGAPLIYDRLADELKLDADGTSPDGFVTVEQVYCVGACSRAPVVVVDGQIKGRIKASQVPFLLQELRNKT; from the coding sequence AGCTGTGGGGGCAATTTCCCGAACCTGGAAGGCAGCTAATCAATATCCTGAATCAAATACAGGAGGAGCAAGGCTTTATCCCGCGATCCTTACTAACAGAACTGGCAGCTCGCGCGGGGGTGCCGGAATCCCAGCTCCACGGCCTGGTGAGTTTTTTTGACTCCTTTCGCACCAAGCCATCTGGTAAGCACCGATTATCCGTCTGTTATGGAACTGCATGCTACGCCCGAGGAGCGCCCTTGATCTACGACCGCCTGGCTGACGAGCTCAAGCTGGATGCCGACGGCACATCGCCGGATGGCTTTGTTACCGTGGAGCAGGTCTATTGCGTTGGTGCCTGCAGTCGCGCCCCGGTAGTGGTAGTGGACGGGCAGATAAAAGGTAGGATCAAGGCTAGCCAGGTGCCTTTCTTGCTTCAGGAGCTGAGGAATAAAACATGA